In Candidatus Methylomirabilota bacterium, one genomic interval encodes:
- a CDS encoding elongation factor Tu, with product SLAVELIQPIAMEKELRFAIREGGRTVGAGVVSEVVE from the coding sequence CAGCCTTGCGGTCGAACTGATTCAGCCGATCGCCATGGAGAAGGAGTTACGCTTCGCGATCCGCGAGGGCGGCCGCACCGTCGGGGCCGGCGTGGTGAGCGAGGTGGTGGAGTAG
- the rpmG gene encoding 50S ribosomal protein L33 has protein sequence MREIITLACGECKRRNYSTTKNKQNTPDRVELSKYCRWCRKHTAHKEAK, from the coding sequence ATGCGTGAGATAATTACATTGGCCTGTGGTGAGTGCAAAAGGCGAAATTATTCAACGACGAAGAATAAACAGAATACGCCGGATAGGGTTGAACTGAGCAAATACTGTCGTTGGTGCCGCAAGCACACCGCCCACAAGGAAGCCAAGTAA
- the secE gene encoding preprotein translocase subunit SecE produces MMQRWEQLVQFLKEVRIELKKVNWPLRKEVVGSTIVVIVSVFILSLFLGVIDATLQRLLTLLVR; encoded by the coding sequence ATGATGCAACGGTGGGAGCAGTTGGTTCAATTCTTAAAAGAGGTCAGGATTGAGCTGAAAAAGGTCAACTGGCCCCTAAGGAAAGAAGTCGTAGGGTCTACTATCGTTGTCATCGTATCGGTCTTTATTCTCTCGCTCTTCCTCGGGGTGATAGACGCCACGTTGCAGAGGCTGCTTACCCTGTTGGTCAGGTAG
- the nusG gene encoding transcription termination/antitermination factor NusG: MSQSWYVIHTYSGFENKVKESIEQRAAALGLSDKISKVMIPTEDVVELKKGKRTVSSRKFFPGYVLIKAEMSEQLWYLVKNTPKVTGFVGPATQPTPVPEEQVQTILQQVEEGAERPKHRVMFLRGESVRVIDGPFANFTGLVDEVKPEKGRLKVMVSIFGRPTPVDLEFLQVEKV; encoded by the coding sequence ATGTCGCAAAGTTGGTACGTCATCCATACGTATTCGGGTTTTGAGAACAAGGTGAAGGAGAGTATCGAGCAGCGAGCTGCGGCGTTGGGGCTGTCTGATAAGATCTCTAAGGTCATGATTCCTACCGAAGACGTGGTAGAACTCAAAAAGGGGAAACGAACGGTTTCCTCACGGAAATTCTTTCCAGGGTACGTGCTGATCAAGGCGGAGATGTCCGAGCAGCTTTGGTATCTTGTCAAGAATACCCCGAAAGTGACCGGCTTTGTTGGCCCGGCGACCCAACCGACGCCGGTTCCGGAGGAGCAGGTACAAACCATCCTGCAGCAGGTAGAGGAAGGGGCCGAGCGGCCGAAACACAGGGTAATGTTCCTTCGCGGAGAAAGTGTTCGAGTCATCGATGGTCCGTTCGCCAACTTTACCGGCCTCGTTGATGAGGTGAAACCCGAAAAGGGGCGGTTGAAGGTGATGGTCAGCATCTTCGGGCGACCGACACCGGTGGACTTGGAGTTTCTACAGGTTGAAAAGGTTTGA
- the rplK gene encoding 50S ribosomal protein L11, which yields MAKKVTAIVKLQVPAGKANPAPPVGPALGQHGVNIMEFCKAFNAQTASEEGLVIPVVITIYVDRTFTFVTKTPPAAILLKQAVGIAKASKEPNRTKVGQVTRKQVEEIARTKMPDLNALSLESAVRIIEGTAKTMGIEVV from the coding sequence ATGGCAAAAAAAGTTACAGCGATTGTGAAACTTCAGGTTCCAGCCGGCAAGGCCAACCCGGCGCCGCCGGTCGGCCCTGCGCTCGGGCAGCATGGCGTCAATATCATGGAATTCTGCAAGGCCTTCAATGCGCAGACAGCATCAGAAGAGGGTCTGGTGATTCCTGTTGTTATCACGATCTACGTGGATCGGACTTTCACGTTCGTTACCAAGACTCCCCCGGCGGCAATCTTACTGAAGCAGGCTGTTGGAATCGCCAAGGCCTCGAAAGAACCGAATCGCACAAAGGTAGGACAGGTGACCAGGAAACAGGTAGAGGAGATTGCGCGAACGAAGATGCCGGACTTGAATGCGCTGTCGCTTGAGTCGGCTGTCAGGATTATCGAGGGAACGGCGAAGACTATGGGGATCGAGGTAGTCTAA
- the rplA gene encoding 50S ribosomal protein L1, giving the protein MSKAGKRYGAASETVTRVGSCDLAKAIEVVKSNAGAKFDETMEIAVRLGVDPKHADQMVRGTVVLPHGTGKSIRVLVFIKGEQEKDAREAGADYVGCEDLIEKIQQGWFEFDRAIATPNVMGLVGRLGKVLGPRGLMPNPKTGTVTFDVGRAVREFKGGKIEYRTEKAGIVHAPFGKASFTANQLYENAVALLEALLRAKPASSKGRYLNGVAISSTMGPGVRVDLDTLVGLAKS; this is encoded by the coding sequence ATGTCGAAAGCTGGAAAGCGCTACGGGGCGGCTTCGGAAACGGTGACACGGGTAGGCTCGTGCGACTTGGCTAAGGCGATAGAGGTGGTAAAGTCGAATGCCGGCGCGAAGTTCGATGAGACCATGGAAATTGCTGTCCGCCTGGGGGTCGATCCGAAGCACGCTGATCAGATGGTAAGGGGTACGGTGGTCTTGCCCCATGGAACAGGGAAGAGTATTCGAGTACTGGTTTTCATAAAGGGCGAACAAGAGAAAGACGCTCGGGAGGCTGGCGCCGATTACGTGGGCTGTGAAGACTTGATAGAGAAGATCCAACAGGGTTGGTTCGAATTCGATCGGGCGATCGCAACCCCGAACGTCATGGGTTTAGTGGGACGCCTCGGAAAGGTTCTTGGTCCTCGGGGATTGATGCCTAACCCGAAGACCGGCACCGTCACCTTCGATGTTGGAAGAGCGGTCAGAGAGTTTAAGGGCGGAAAGATTGAGTATCGCACGGAGAAGGCAGGGATCGTGCATGCGCCGTTCGGCAAGGCCTCCTTTACGGCGAATCAGCTCTATGAGAATGCCGTGGCGTTGCTGGAGGCGTTGCTCCGGGCCAAGCCGGCTTCCAGTAAGGGTCGATACCTCAACGGGGTCGCTATATCGTCGACAATGGGGCCGGGTGTAAGGGTGGACCTTGATACCCTGGTGGGGTTGGCAAAGAGCTAG
- a CDS encoding 50S ribosomal protein L10, which produces MKRVEKAAVVDELKTVLAGATVAMLADPRGLTMSELTELRKQLRQQGVTLRVVKNTLARLATAATELQDLKPYLVGSTAIIHGKGDPTAPAKLLAAFSKTKPTFQIKAGFAEGRVLAGSEVMAVADLPPREVLAARLAGIVQSPLRGLVAVLYGPLRSLLMVLEAVRRQKG; this is translated from the coding sequence GTGAAGCGGGTAGAAAAAGCAGCGGTGGTTGATGAGCTCAAGACCGTGCTGGCAGGGGCGACGGTCGCTATGCTGGCAGACCCTCGGGGCCTCACAATGAGCGAGTTGACCGAACTGAGAAAACAGCTTCGGCAGCAAGGGGTGACTCTTCGGGTCGTGAAGAACACCCTCGCCAGACTGGCCACTGCAGCGACGGAGCTCCAGGATCTCAAGCCGTATCTTGTCGGCTCAACAGCGATTATTCATGGCAAAGGTGATCCTACCGCGCCGGCCAAGCTCCTCGCTGCATTCAGTAAGACGAAACCGACCTTCCAGATCAAAGCCGGTTTCGCGGAGGGAAGGGTGCTGGCCGGGTCAGAGGTGATGGCGGTGGCCGATCTTCCTCCGCGTGAGGTGCTTGCGGCTAGACTCGCCGGTATTGTGCAATCCCCCCTGCGCGGCCTCGTGGCTGTACTATATGGACCCCTTCGTTCCCTCCTGATGGTCCTGGAGGCGGTGAGGCGGCAGAAGGGGTAG
- the rplL gene encoding 50S ribosomal protein L7/L12: protein MAKVTVDDVLDSIENWTVLDLNKLVKGIEDKFGVSATAMMPVAAVGHGGASAAAAPVAEEKTEFSVILASVGEKKIQVIKEVRAITGLGLKEAKDLVEGAPKPVKEGLSKAEAEEIKAKLEATGATAELK, encoded by the coding sequence ATGGCAAAGGTCACAGTTGATGACGTGTTGGACTCGATTGAGAATTGGACCGTGTTGGACCTCAATAAACTGGTGAAGGGGATTGAGGACAAATTTGGAGTCTCTGCAACGGCGATGATGCCGGTGGCGGCGGTTGGCCACGGAGGGGCTTCGGCCGCTGCAGCGCCGGTAGCTGAGGAGAAGACGGAGTTCTCGGTCATCCTCGCCTCGGTGGGGGAAAAGAAAATCCAGGTGATCAAGGAGGTGAGGGCCATTACCGGACTGGGTCTGAAAGAGGCCAAGGACCTGGTCGAGGGCGCTCCTAAGCCGGTGAAGGAAGGGCTGTCGAAAGCTGAGGCGGAGGAGATCAAAGCGAAGCTCGAGGCGACCGGCGCGACTGCAGAACTTAAGTAA